The region GAACGAGACAAGcacaaagaaaaagagaaagacAAAGAGCGAAGGGACCGTATAAAGGAAAAGGAACGGGAACGTGAAAGGGAAAAGGAAGCGGAGAAGGATGCCGACAGAGGACGGgataaagaaaaagtaaaagagaagagcCGAGATAAGGATagagacaaggagaaggaaaagGATAGATCAAAGGATAAGGAGCGAGAAAAGCACAAAGATAGGGAGAGGGAAAGGGAATTTGCTAGACATAGAGGTAAAGATACAGCtgagagagagaaggggaaggagagagacagagagaaggAAAAGCTGGCAGAGCAAGAGAAGGATAGGGCAAGTGACAGAGATAAAAGTAGTCGAAAACAGAAGGACGAGAGCAAGGATGACCAATCTAGACTTGAGAATGATTATAGTCACAATCAAACTAGTAAGCACCAAGGTGATAACTCTGATGCTAAGAGTGGCGCCAAAAGTCTTGACCGAACTGAGAAGGCTGATAATCGTGAATCAACATCTAAGTTAGAGCAGCGTATTTCTAAGTAAGTCCTAGTCTGGTTATTTTAATTACATTCATATTTTAAAGAATTTTCTGTAGCATACTGTTTCTGGAGTATAATTTCTTTCAGTCGTAGACTTACATGTTAATTTCTTTCTCTATGTCAGAATGAAAGAAGAAAGGTTGATGAAGACGTCTGAAGGTGCCCCTGATATTTTGTCTTGGGTTAATAAGAGCAGGAAGATTGAAGAGAAAAGGAATGCCGAGAAGGAGAAAGCATTGCAGCTTTCAAGAATTTTTGAGGAGCAGGTAACATTAGCTTTATGTTTAATTTTTGTTCAGTTTTAGTTTAGTTTGATTGTCCTACTTCGTTTTCTTATGAGTGGAAGATATTGATAAGTAATTGGTTTGCTGAACAGGATAATATGAATGATGAAGGAAGTGATGATGAATCAGGAACTCAAGACATAACACGTATGTTACCTTTAAACTCATGCATGTGTGTCACTTTCATACTTAGATACCTCTGTGCTGCATATTTTTGAAGTAATTCTTTTTAAGTGCTCATGGAATCCGTAAATTTGTATGCTGGGACAACTTATTATGATCAATACgctgaaattttgttttctattATCTATTGGCAGAACACTTGGGTGGAGTCAAAGTTCTCCATGGACTGGACAAAGTACTTGAAGGGGGTGCAGTTGTGCTAACTCTCAAAGATCAAAGCATACTCGCTGATGGAGACATCAATGAAGGTATTATTTATGTACTTCTTTCATAGCATTTATTATGCTGCTGCTTCAGTTATTTTCATCTTTTGGGGTATTTTCTGGACTCAGATTTCCTAAGGTGACGTTAAATTGTATATACCAGAGGTTGATATGCTTGAAAATGTGGAGATTGGAGAGCAAAAGCGAAGGGACGAGGCTTATAGAGATTCAAAGAAAAAAGTTGGTGTTTATGATGAcaagtaagaaaatatcataacTGATCTTGATGATATCTCATGATTTTTGTTTGactcatttcttttattttgttatattagGTTCAATGATGAAGTGGGTGTAGAGAAAAAAATGCTTCCACAATATGATGATCCTATTGCTGATGaggtttgtttaatttttttgaattcaGTTATTTTTACGTGTGTAAACACTCTGGTCAATAATGTATTCTTTCGTTTACGCCCTTGAATTATTTGTTGTGACAGGGGTTAACTCTTGATTCGAGTGGAAGGTTTTCTGGTGAAGCTGAAAGGAAATTGGAAgaggtaaattattcatttagTGTATATGATGATTGGTTTAAGTATATAACTAGGACTATTTCAGTTAACTTAGGTTTTGTAATTCAACGCCAGCTCCGAAGAAGAATTCAAGGAGTGTCTGCAAGCAATCATGGTGAAGATCTGAATCCAATTGGGAAGACATCAACAGATTATTATACCCAAGAAGAAATGGCCAAATTTAAGAAGCCAAAGAAAAAGAAGTCTTTGAGGAAGAAGGATAAGCTGGACATAAATGCCCTTGAAGCTGAGGCTATAGCTTCTGGACTGGGTGTTGAGGATCTTGGTTCTAGGAAAGATGGGAGACGACAGATTCGTAAGGAGGAAGAGGATAGAATTGAGGCCGAAATGAGGAGCAATGCTTACCAATCAGCATTAGCTAAAGCAGATGAGGCATCTAAGTCTCTCCGGCAAGAGCAAGGGCGTACCCTGCAGACAGAGGAAGAAGATGCACCTGCTtttggtgatgatgatgatgaactcCGGAAATCATTGGAAAGAGCGAGAAGAATAGCCTTGCAAAAACAAAACGGAACAGAAAAATCTGGCTCCATGGTGATAAAGCTCCTAGCCTCTCGTGATGCCAATGAGTCAGCTTCTGACAATCCAAATGAAAGTTCTGGGGATCAACCAGAGGGTAAGGTTGTCTTCACAGAGATGGACGAGTTTGTTTGGAGCCTGCAACTTGATGAAGGTATGCAACTATTGAATTcctgaattctctctctttcaatGACCTGTgcttaataatattattttttcaaagttGTGTCAGCCTTAGGACTATCAACTAAAGAAATTATACCAATTTAGAAGGCAGTGTTTCATAGAAACATATAGCTGCTGGTTTTAGTCATACCGTTTACTAGCATTGGTCATCAGAAAGATGACTGACACTTGGTTGGTTATCTAATTTAGATAAAGCTTGAAATCATCTACTGGTTGTCTTCTGCTAGCTGCCTACCTCATTTAATCATATTTGAATGTTTATTCAAATTCTATTGTTAGTTGTGCTGGTTTTCTACTTGAACCTTTATAACCTTTCTCGTGCTCTTTACTATGCTTCCATTAACACATTTCCTTCTAGAAATAGATATCTCTGATgctccattaaataataaacgTTTTCTAGCCTTTTCCTTGTTTATGGCATTTAATCATGCTTTCACCTGTGGCTTTAACAACTAATTGACTTCCTTTCCTATACGTGGAACTTGACTTTCTGTGTGCCCAAATGCTGGGTGATAAGCAGTATTTTTCTCCATTTTAGTTCTGATGTTTTTCTCGTACTTATCTCAGAAGAGAAAAAACCTGGAAGTGAAGATGCCGTCTTCATGGAGGAAGATGTGGCACCCAGCACATCTGATCATGAAATGATGGATGAAGATGGTGGCTTGTCTGATGTACAAGAGCCCACTCCAGATGAGACCCACACAGAGGAAAAAGAAGAGGAGGTGGCTCCAGATGAGACAATTCATGAACAGGCAGTTGGTAAGGGTCTAGGAGGTACGCTTCAACTTCTGAAAAATCGTGGGACTCTCAAGGAAACCATTGAATGGGGTGGGCGAAACATGGATAAGAAGAAAAGCAAACTTGTTGGCATAGTAGGTGGAGATGGAACTAAGGAAATACGTATTGAGCGGACAGATGAATATGGCCGGATTGTAAGTGTCTTCTCTTTTACTTCAGATCTTTGTTTAATGTTTACATGCCCTCTCATTTCTCAatagtttcttttttatttcaattctcTGAACGGCTATATCATGGCCTTTAATGCATATTATCCCTTAGATGATTAGGAGATATATCAGTGTGACCTAAATAAGTGCAGAATTCTAGATTTCAAATTATGATATCATTCTTTTGCAAAATAGATTATCAGACCAATCCGCTAGTTTAAGTTGGACCATGCTGAGTGAGAACTAGTTAGCAGAACAGATTTTATGAGTTCCACAACCTCGAATCGTGAACTAGCTATATTCATAAAATTAGATGATTCAAGCTTAAGCTACTTTTGATTCCCCAGTAAATCCTTAAATGTTTCTTTATGCCATAGAAATAAACATTGAACTATTAAATTCTATTTTGCATCTTGAGAAAGTGGGAATCTCTTAAAGCTGCACTCTTATGCCTATAATTAACCAAATCTCTCTAATGTGatacttttcctttttcaacAGTTGACGCCAAAAGAAGCTTTTCGTCTACTCTCGCACAAGTTCCATGGGAAGGGCCCTGGAAAGATGAAACAAGAAAAGCGGATGCGGCAGTATCAGGAAGAGTTGAAAATAAAGCAGATGAAAAATGCTGATACACCATCACTTTCAGTTTCAAGAATGAGGGAAGCTCAAGCTAAGCTTAAAGCTCCTTATCTCGTCTTAAGCGGAAATGTCAAACCAGGGTACGGTTTTTCTATTGTTTGCTTTCATTACATATGGAAGAAAACCTTCCTTGCTTCTCCATTCTTGTTCCTAAAAAAAGTTAATCCCAAACATTTACCAGTAGCTGGCACATTTCCGAAAAGATTGCTATATCATCTGCTTCTTCTCCACTGCTACTTTTGCCTCATTTTTCTCCATTCATATTCTTCCTATCCCTTTTTAAAACATCCAGATGCTCTTCGTTTAAATGAACTTGCTTTGGCTATTGTGTTACTTATATATCCACTTAATGTTTGCAGGCAAAGTAGCGATCCACGGAGTGGTTTTGCAACTGTAGAGACAGACCTGGGTGGGGGCTTGACACCCATGCTTGGTGATAAAAAGGTTAGGAAAATAGGTTTCTCTTATATTTATGATGGGGCTTTACCTTTTCTCTTTCTGTAGTTTATAGCTCCGTAACCCATGTTATTTTGATTGGTTCTCTGTAGGTTGAACACTTCTTGAATATCAAACGCAAGCCCGAGCATGGAGACACTCCTTCTCCAAAGAAGCCCAAAAAGTGAGCACACTAATTCCAGTGCAGAATGATGAGACATTTGGTCGTAACTATTAAGCCTTGTCTTCAAATAGCACCGTATTTTTTGGATGCGTCGGAAGCCTTGTCTTCAAATAGCACCGTATTTTTTGGATGCGTCGGAACCGCTGTCTTTTGTGCTGAATTACAGTAAGCGTTAATTCACCCCTTCACATTGGCATATTGAACCGATACCTTACTTTCTTGAGGAGTTTTGGTACTTGCTAGATGATCTATCGTTTTGTACATTGGAATTGTTTGGCATGACTGTTTAGTATCCCTGCTTTCCCTATGTTTTTATTTACATTAGCCTATATTGAACTTTTATTATCTCTATGGTTTTATTTGCATTAACctatattgaaatatttttcataaaaatattagtactaaatTTTGTTACTACCATTAAAAGAACAGAACTCACAATCTTATGCCGAAACGGGGTTTTCCTATCTCAGATTGAAATGTTATGTTCCATAACTGAACTTCATCTGTGATTATCGCTCTGATTtagttcttgttttgttttgtattttgtttcttaatactttgaaatttttttattgactcttatataattgtataaaaataaaaacttgaattattattttattatttatttgaagtTATATAGAAAATGAACAATTTAAGCTTataatttctaaagttaaatACGTACGTATTAGAAttacaataaatgtataaaattattttttctgtaTAATATATTTCTCATTAAATAGTTATCAATATAAACTCTCgacttttattaataaaatatattccaaAATACAGGACAACATGCAAATTCATTTCCAAAAAATTGTGTATTTTTCGAATGTCGGGTAGGATCGTCGAGTACGACGAGAAAATACATATGTAAGTACTACATTTTCTGGGTTATATATATTGAATTCCCATTCCACTAGTGTAGTACTACACTTCTCAATGTTGAAGCTACTACAACTTTGAACATTATTGCAGGGCTCAAATGAATGAAATATGGATTGCGTTTAAAACCAAGCTTTGTATTTTTGTATAACTGATTTGTTGAGATCATATGACGCAAGCACAATCACCTGCATCACATATCAAGACCATCTTATCTTGATCGATCTGGCTAGCTAGCTTTGGTTGAACCTTAGTGTACTCTTTCACGGTAAACGAGGCAGCCTCGTAAGCACGGTCAGTGTCCACAAATGCAATGCAGCATCCACGGAACCCTGCACCGCTGAAACGAGTTCCAAAAACACCTGGTGCTTTCACTAGGATCTCGTAGAGTTGGATAAGAGGCTCGCAACCTGTTTTTGTTATGCAAGATGGAATCAACTGTGAGATTTTCCGCATTATAGCTCGCAACAAATGTAGGCTTCACCCTCGGGTTAATTTGTTCGGAAATAAATGCTCAAGTAATCACAAATAAACACATGGGTTATTTACTCAGTTTAATACGATATGAATCTACGTCTACGAGTCTTAATCCTAGTAAGAATAGGAAGGGATTTGGCCTCCACGTATATGTACGGAAGCCCATGAACGTGTACGCATGGAAGAAATAGTAACAATTTTGTAGTATATCACTTTTGTTACTACTCCAATAGATATATGGTAAAGATGTCTTACCACTTTCGTAATTTTGGATAGAACTCAAACCAGATGCTGAAATCAGCTTCCCAAAATCCTCTAGGTTTCCAGAAGCCCAAGCCTCGAGCCCTTGATTTTTACCGAAGTGTCAATAGAAAAATATTGGTTTGCTAATGAAGATTAGAGACAAAACTAATAGTTCGAGGAGATATCTATCTTTCTGTTAAGTGCAAGAGCAGAACCTTTTAAAACTCGCTTGTTCTCGGAGAAATAGTGCTCTGCTCTTCTCAGAAGAGTGGCATCTAGTTTGCTCTGCACCAAAGCCGTAAATATTAGCTTCAAAGGTCAAGGCCGAGGTAGATAACAAAGGCTAGGTAATCATCATCGGGAGTTATACTATCTGGTAAGAGTAGACAAGGGTGATCCCTGATAGGACAGTAACCACATGAACTCAGAAAATTATTTGGATGGAGTTTATTGGAATGGTGTGAATGTCTGCTTCTCTTCATTTTGATCTTAATTGGAGTATAAGTTATCTTTAAAGCGGAAtcaacaaatatttttttttcttagagCAGGAAGTGTTGATAGTTACGGCCTTACATGCATCAGTTAAATCTTCTCTCACTCAACTCATTTCAAGATTCTAGACAACTGCTCAACCCCAAATTATCAGAGATGTCACCAGTGAACAGTGATCCTGATTCCTAAGCAGAAAGTTATGTATAAAGGATCGACCTTCTTCAAAAAGAATAACTAGCATAGAAAAAAACTACTACACTATATATCACTTCAAAAGGGTGAGTAAGTAACACACCTTGTGCTCCTCGTAGACTTCCGGTTCAACTGTAGAATTTAACAGAATCTGAGCACCGACAACAATAAGCACAAACATTCAAATATAAGAAAGCTGTGCACGTACCATTAGATAGGATGGGTTCCAACCCTTCAATCCCAGAAGCCCTGTAAATAAGCAGACATGATTAGGAAAGAGACCGAGACAACACAATATATGGTTGACTGTCTGGTGTAGTTTTATGTTAATTGTTAAACATAGTATAGTTATCAAGCAAGGACTATGACACAGGCCTTGCAGGGACTGAAAGGGATGGAGATCAGATTAAAGGGAGAATATCTCAACCTGTTTTAAGAGATTTTATTATGAGGGATGACTGCCAAGTTTAGAGCTGGGTTTTGTGGAGCCTATTTCAAGTTTGGGGTTGAATGATTTGCAAGGTCATGAGTGTCAAACCCAGAGTTAAATCCATGGTTTTCATTTTCGTTTTGTTCTTCATTTTAAAGTTATTAAATATCCATTTTCATAAAGTCCAAATCCACTCAAACCAACATCAGTCATTCTGATACTTTATCCTTCTTGCACAGGTTGGAGGTACTATTTGTGTCAATATAATATGATAAGAAATGCTATGTTTTTCTTGAGGCCAGACAAACTACATGCAGGACATGGTCTAACAAGGATCTTACTGAAGCAGAATTCTTGCAGCATCCCGACATTCTGCAACTCGAGAATTGTAACCAGGATTTGTTGTCAAAGCCTGCTTCAAGCCTGAAAATGCGAGTAGTATCTTGAACTGCTTCTTTATCACATTAAGATTTCTATTTAAGTCTGGAGAGCTTATAAGTCTGTGCTCTTTGGTCTGCACAGGAAGAGCAATTTCAACGAAAACTTGTGACTGAAATGGAACGAGATAATCAGTAGTTGTCAGATAGTGTCACTTAATTAAATCATCTGTCTACGTCAAACAATGAAAAACAGACAatgatttgaaaatgaaaaggtACCAGCTACGACTTACTGGTTTAACAAATTATGGTTATGTTCAGAGCAAAGGTATAACCTTTTACTATAAAGCTGCATAGATGCACAATCAAGTTAAACAAATGATTAAAACTGTGACAATGATTTGTAAAATGAAAATACATCAGTCAAAACCAATTCATTTTAGCTAATAGTGAATGAGTTCAGAGCAAACAAACCTAGTAAAGGCAGGCTATCTTATCAGAAAATGTATACTTTTGATTCTATGTAACAGCGGTGGTGGAGTTAGGTTACAATACATCACAGCTTGTTCTAGAATAACCTATTCCATTCAAGTGTGAAAAATATAACTATAACCTCGACAATAGGTCTACCTTGTCCTCATTGAATGGAGGAAGAGTTTAGACAGAACTCCACTAAGTTGTAAAGCATTAACCAGCTTAGACTCGAAAATATGTGAATTTTGTAGAAATGTTTTAGGAAAAGCTTGCCATGTGTAATTGCTGTGTCAATAGACATGCAAAACCATGCAAAGAAAGTGTACAATCAACTAACAGAATAGTGAAAGAAATTGTTGAACATTAACACGGTAACACCACAAGATAACATTCCAATGAAGCATCCTTTAGAAAGAAATTTAGAAATTTTATCCTTTTAGACATTCTGCTATCAGAATTCGCAACTATTGTTAGCTGGATACAAATTAACTAATTTTTCACAATCAAGACCCATTAGCTGGTCAGATCCATTATAGAAACTAACCCACGCCCAAACTTTTTCAAAGGTCAGCTTCAGAAACTAAAATCCCAAATTTTCCAATGCATCACCACTCTTTGTTCTTTAGTGTGAAATATAGAGTCAAACTCTTTAATAGGAAAGCTATGTAGAATAACATGATGGGAAGCATGGACCATTGGAACCACTATGCAAATTATACAAGGCACACAGTTTGAAAAAGGTCAATCCTGATAATATGATTTTTTAAAGACAAAAGGTTATTTACCTTACAGTCCATACAAGTTAAACAGCCATAGCTTGAAAGCAATATGGCTGATTGATCCAATATGCCATTTCTCAGACctaaatattcattttcaatCAACCTGCATGTTTGGTGAAGTGTGATCAATTGTATAGGAGACTGAAGGAGAAAATACTTTACTGCATACATATACAGAGACAAGGAAAAATAGAGccattgatttaaaaaaatcagatatCTGTACCTGTCGTATTCAATGTTCTCCGTCGGAGATATTTTAAGTTTATTGGCACTTTCAAAAGCCAACAGATACGCCACACCAACCTGTCTAACAAGAGATTTCCGTAACCACACAGGAAGAGAAAAATGATGGGCTGCTGTAAGATTCATGGTAGTACATTCAGAAGGTCATGGCTCTAAAGagttaatgagatattagcttTGTCTCCCATGTCATTCTGTAGTTAGATGCTCATGGAATAATTCATACCCACTACCCAGAAACAACAAAGCATAAGTTGAATCTATTTTAGATATCATGCTAACTATTTACGAGGCAAAGTTTAATTTGGCAGCAGAGCATAGTAGCGAATAGTGAATCAGTGAGATTGGTTTTCAGTAACAACATGAAAAGAAATGGTAAAAATAGTAATTACAACATGTAAGAGTGATTTACTATCAAACTAGAAACCACTCAGCTCAGCATATAACATAAAATTTTTACGGGAGAAGAAGAGTGTACACCTACAGCTGCTGAAGAGCTAAGCCCTGAACTGTCTAGCCCCTCCTCGCCACGGATGAATCCCACAATACCCTGCAAGATAACAATAAAGTTTGTTGTATATATAAGGACACTGATATATAGCTTCAAAATTAATGACAacatattttaatactataagTTATCCACCGAATGGATAAAAAAAGTACTCCATAAAGATTGTAAGCATTTATGTCGGCAGAGATATGCGTTTTTAAATCCCTTTATCAAAGCAATACCAATAAAGCATGACCATAATAAAATTACATGAAATGCCTAAgcatataaaagtaaaatcctCATAATATCTAATTGCAAGCACAGGAAGAGCAGCCAAACTGTCAGCTTCTATTTCCCAAATGACGGAGATTTGGTCAGCACAGTACTATACTATAGCATAGTCTGAGTGTAATTGTACTATTTCTTACTTGTAGAACTCAAATACCGTTTCTCAATTGCGGAAGTTGATCTGGACACA is a window of Salvia splendens isolate huo1 chromosome 3, SspV2, whole genome shotgun sequence DNA encoding:
- the LOC121796193 gene encoding galacturonokinase-like isoform X3; the encoded protein is MAIVLIEKTRFKQLNSIRRKVAAMSGCDAKEVRIVVSPYRICPLGAHIDHQGGTVSAMTIDKGIILGFVPSSDCQVLLQSGQFKGEVKFRVDEEQLPENASKSNNSGGVKNSSVALEECGWGNYARGAIYALQKRGNHLKQGIVGFIRGEEGLDSSGLSSSAAVGVAYLLAFESANKLKISPTENIEYDRLIENEYLGLRNGILDQSAILLSSYGCLTCMDCKTKEHRLISSPDLNRNLNVIKKQFKILLAFSGLKQALTTNPGYNSRVAECRDAARILLQASGIEGLEPILSNVEPEVYEEHKSKLDATLLRRAEHYFSENKRVLKGLEAWASGNLEDFGKLISASGLSSIQNYESGCEPLIQLYEILVKAPGVFGTRFSGAGFRGCCIAFVDTDRAYEAASFTVKEYTKVQPKLASQIDQDKMVLICDAGDCACVI
- the LOC121796192 gene encoding SART-1 family protein DOT2-like → MGVDLTDPTHRRSVERRDGGDNMRERWTGDYGGMGENESDEALESGQNRGKEKSKSSGRREEKDHRSRDRERSKVLDNSKENKESEKDRSSTRDRRKEDRDEREKDKIRDKGREQDSERDKHKEKEKDKERRDRIKEKEREREREKEAEKDADRGRDKEKVKEKSRDKDRDKEKEKDRSKDKEREKHKDREREREFARHRGKDTAEREKGKERDREKEKLAEQEKDRASDRDKSSRKQKDESKDDQSRLENDYSHNQTSKHQGDNSDAKSGAKSLDRTEKADNRESTSKLEQRISKMKEERLMKTSEGAPDILSWVNKSRKIEEKRNAEKEKALQLSRIFEEQDNMNDEGSDDESGTQDITQHLGGVKVLHGLDKVLEGGAVVLTLKDQSILADGDINEEVDMLENVEIGEQKRRDEAYRDSKKKVGVYDDKFNDEVGVEKKMLPQYDDPIADEGLTLDSSGRFSGEAERKLEELRRRIQGVSASNHGEDLNPIGKTSTDYYTQEEMAKFKKPKKKKSLRKKDKLDINALEAEAIASGLGVEDLGSRKDGRRQIRKEEEDRIEAEMRSNAYQSALAKADEASKSLRQEQGRTLQTEEEDAPAFGDDDDELRKSLERARRIALQKQNGTEKSGSMVIKLLASRDANESASDNPNESSGDQPEGKVVFTEMDEFVWSLQLDEEEKKPGSEDAVFMEEDVAPSTSDHEMMDEDGGLSDVQEPTPDETHTEEKEEEVAPDETIHEQAVGKGLGGTLQLLKNRGTLKETIEWGGRNMDKKKSKLVGIVGGDGTKEIRIERTDEYGRILTPKEAFRLLSHKFHGKGPGKMKQEKRMRQYQEELKIKQMKNADTPSLSVSRMREAQAKLKAPYLVLSGNVKPGQSSDPRSGFATVETDLGGGLTPMLGDKKVEHFLNIKRKPEHGDTPSPKKPKK
- the LOC121796193 gene encoding galacturonokinase-like isoform X1, with translation MAIVLIEKTRFKQLNSIRRKVAAMSGCDAKEVRIVVSPYRICPLGAHIDHQGGTVSAMTIDKGIILGFVPSSDCQVLLQSGQFKGEVKFRVDEEQLPENASKSNNSGGVKNSSVALEECGWGNYARGAIYALQKRGNHLKQGIVGFIRGEEGLDSSGLSSSAAVGVAYLLAFESANKLKISPTENIEYDRLIENEYLGLRNGILDQSAILLSSYGCLTCMDCKSQVFVEIALPVQTKEHRLISSPDLNRNLNVIKKQFKILLAFSGLKQALTTNPGYNSRVAECRDAARILLQASGIEGLEPILSNVEPEVYEEHKSKLDATLLRRAEHYFSENKRVLKGLEAWASGNLEDFGKLISASGLSSIQNYESGCEPLIQLYEILVKAPGVFGTRFSGAGFRGCCIAFVDTDRAYEAASFTVKEYTKVQPKLASQIDQDKMVLICDAGDCACVI
- the LOC121796193 gene encoding galacturonokinase-like isoform X4 is translated as MGATCWPHEPELNSIRRKVAAMSGCDAKEVRIVVSPYRICPLGAHIDHQGGTVSAMTIDKGIILGFVPSSDCQVLLQSGQFKGEVKFRVDEEQLPENASKSNNSGGVKNSSVALEECGWGNYARGAIYALQKRGNHLKQGIVGFIRGEEGLDSSGLSSSAAVGVAYLLAFESANKLKISPTENIEYDRLIENEYLGLRNGILDQSAILLSSYGCLTCMDCKTKEHRLISSPDLNRNLNVIKKQFKILLAFSGLKQALTTNPGYNSRVAECRDAARILLQASGIEGLEPILSNVEPEVYEEHKSKLDATLLRRAEHYFSENKRVLKGLEAWASGNLEDFGKLISASGLSSIQNYESGCEPLIQLYEILVKAPGVFGTRFSGAGFRGCCIAFVDTDRAYEAASFTVKEYTKVQPKLASQIDQDKMVLICDAGDCACVI
- the LOC121796193 gene encoding galacturonokinase-like isoform X2, yielding MGATCWPHEPELNSIRRKVAAMSGCDAKEVRIVVSPYRICPLGAHIDHQGGTVSAMTIDKGIILGFVPSSDCQVLLQSGQFKGEVKFRVDEEQLPENASKSNNSGGVKNSSVALEECGWGNYARGAIYALQKRGNHLKQGIVGFIRGEEGLDSSGLSSSAAVGVAYLLAFESANKLKISPTENIEYDRLIENEYLGLRNGILDQSAILLSSYGCLTCMDCKSQVFVEIALPVQTKEHRLISSPDLNRNLNVIKKQFKILLAFSGLKQALTTNPGYNSRVAECRDAARILLQASGIEGLEPILSNVEPEVYEEHKSKLDATLLRRAEHYFSENKRVLKGLEAWASGNLEDFGKLISASGLSSIQNYESGCEPLIQLYEILVKAPGVFGTRFSGAGFRGCCIAFVDTDRAYEAASFTVKEYTKVQPKLASQIDQDKMVLICDAGDCACVI